The following coding sequences are from one Candidatus Eisenbacteria bacterium window:
- a CDS encoding FtsX-like permease family protein — translation TSEIGLAKAIGATRRQILWLYLSEAALLSSMGGLLGIAGGWGVAALIHLLLPALPVHTPKEYAFLALVVSVAVGLLSGILPARRAAAMDPIEALAAE, via the coding sequence GACGTCGGAGATCGGGCTCGCCAAGGCGATCGGGGCGACGCGGCGGCAGATCCTGTGGCTCTACCTCAGCGAGGCCGCCTTGCTCTCGTCCATGGGAGGGCTGCTCGGCATCGCGGGCGGATGGGGAGTCGCCGCCCTGATCCATCTTCTGCTGCCGGCGCTTCCCGTCCACACGCCGAAGGAATACGCGTTCCTCGCCCTCGTCGTGAGCGTTGCGGTCGGCCTTCTGAGCGGGATCCTGCCGGCCAGGCGGGCCGCGGCGATGGATCCGATCGAGGCCCTGGCCGCGGAGTGA